The following coding sequences lie in one Sorghum bicolor cultivar BTx623 chromosome 6, Sorghum_bicolor_NCBIv3, whole genome shotgun sequence genomic window:
- the LOC110436090 gene encoding uncharacterized protein LOC110436090 isoform X2, whose product MSSVGSQDSMDSLDYSYLLDGLYLSDGLVEAPTLTSKEIEDAREALKILKTSSPEEALKIFTESSEVIKADLAREKAHTPAMPPNGADAKANGTVQHPPPKN is encoded by the exons ATGAGCTCTGTTGGGAGTCAGGACTCCATGGACAGCTTGGATTATTCCTACCTCTTGGATGGCCTTTACCTCTCGGATGGCCTTGTGGAGGCGCCCACCCTGACCTCCAAGGAAATCGAGGATGCTAGG GAAGCGTTGAAGATCCTGAAAACCAGTTCCCCAGAAGAGGCCTTGAAGATTTTCACCGAG AGTTCAGAGGTCATCAAGGCTGACCTGGCGAGGGAGAAGGCCCACACCCCGGCGATGCCTCCAAACGGTGCTGATGCGAAGGCCAACGGCACGGTGCAGCACCCACCGCCGAAGAACTGA
- the LOC110436090 gene encoding uncharacterized protein LOC110436090 isoform X1 → MSSVGSQDSMDSLDYSYLLDGLYLSDGLVEAPTLTSKEIEDARKEALKILKTSSPEEALKIFTESSEVIKADLAREKAHTPAMPPNGADAKANGTVQHPPPKN, encoded by the exons ATGAGCTCTGTTGGGAGTCAGGACTCCATGGACAGCTTGGATTATTCCTACCTCTTGGATGGCCTTTACCTCTCGGATGGCCTTGTGGAGGCGCCCACCCTGACCTCCAAGGAAATCGAGGATGCTAGG AAGGAAGCGTTGAAGATCCTGAAAACCAGTTCCCCAGAAGAGGCCTTGAAGATTTTCACCGAG AGTTCAGAGGTCATCAAGGCTGACCTGGCGAGGGAGAAGGCCCACACCCCGGCGATGCCTCCAAACGGTGCTGATGCGAAGGCCAACGGCACGGTGCAGCACCCACCGCCGAAGAACTGA